From a single Campylobacter concisus genomic region:
- a CDS encoding Fur family transcriptional regulator — MQYVSLLKQSGLKVTPQRLSVLRILDRHTHPTIDELYDEILKESPSVSLATVYKNLNTLKDEGLVVEVNIVNQKARYDIYEYPHIHVVCESCGSVEDVSYDDAELGKYQEALEKKIGNIIERLNIVASVKSCKHCK; from the coding sequence ATGCAATACGTATCATTATTAAAGCAATCTGGGCTAAAAGTCACGCCACAACGCCTTAGCGTTTTAAGAATTCTTGATCGCCACACGCATCCAACGATTGATGAGCTTTATGATGAAATTTTAAAAGAGAGCCCATCGGTTTCTCTAGCAACGGTTTATAAAAATTTAAATACTTTAAAAGACGAAGGTCTTGTAGTTGAAGTAAATATCGTCAATCAAAAGGCTAGATATGACATCTACGAATATCCACATATTCATGTAGTTTGCGAAAGCTGTGGAAGCGTCGAGGATGTGAGCTACGATGATGCTGAGCTTGGCAAATACCAAGAAGCACTAGAAAAGAAGATCGGAAATATAATAGAACGTCTAAATATCGTAGCTAGCGTAAAAAGCTGTAAACACTGTAAATAA
- a CDS encoding CHAD domain-containing protein: MSLEIERKFLLKNSQILDFLKEAGVVFKHLEISQFYTKITQNEEIRFRSEEDKFIKTVKIGKGLIREENEEFCEKAEFKKALKNRIGSVILKDRYIFKLNNNPCNIDIFKNELNGLCTFEIEFSDENEAVFFKLPPFLENFCLSDVTCDKRYKNKFLAIHANENEQIDYKRAYKIIKEKEILPNFAANLKSGEALRVLFVSIFKVIKRLKSQYLIDKDEEVLHELRVNLRKVRSILKIFSGVFDEKVTLFFGENFKMLANSTNKKRDLDVFLSFLNEQKHANEPIYFVKKALDLEYENVKSYLGDEENYAFLKEWEIFLNEGEFYKSKLFDVSLSRLGSFKLRTLLVLAQKRLKGLNQDCPNESFHDLRIELKKMRYTYEFLCEIFYFEGLKKYEEKLKQMQENFGNLQDYDVWLGILKRLPEMPDKERLESKIYKQIYKSREEILKKRLKFIKATRKISRNLKIYYI, from the coding sequence GTGAGTTTGGAGATAGAGCGTAAATTTTTACTCAAAAATTCTCAAATTCTAGATTTTTTAAAAGAAGCTGGAGTAGTCTTTAAGCATCTTGAAATTTCTCAGTTTTATACCAAGATAACGCAAAATGAAGAGATCCGCTTTCGAAGTGAAGAGGATAAATTTATAAAAACTGTAAAGATCGGCAAAGGTCTAATCAGAGAAGAAAATGAAGAATTTTGCGAAAAAGCGGAGTTTAAAAAGGCTCTTAAGAACCGCATCGGTAGCGTCATCTTAAAAGATAGATATATTTTTAAACTAAATAACAATCCTTGCAATATTGATATTTTTAAAAATGAACTAAACGGGCTTTGTACATTTGAAATCGAATTTAGCGATGAAAATGAGGCCGTCTTTTTCAAGCTACCACCGTTTTTAGAAAATTTTTGCCTAAGTGACGTAACTTGCGATAAAAGATATAAAAATAAATTTCTTGCCATCCATGCTAATGAAAATGAACAAATCGACTACAAAAGAGCCTATAAGATCATAAAAGAAAAAGAAATTCTGCCAAATTTTGCTGCAAATCTAAAAAGTGGAGAGGCGCTAAGAGTCCTTTTTGTTAGTATTTTTAAAGTAATAAAAAGGCTAAAAAGCCAGTATTTGATAGATAAAGATGAAGAAGTTTTGCATGAGCTTCGCGTAAATTTAAGAAAGGTTAGATCGATCCTTAAAATTTTTAGTGGCGTTTTTGATGAGAAAGTGACACTTTTTTTTGGTGAGAATTTTAAAATGCTTGCAAACTCGACAAACAAAAAGCGAGATTTGGATGTATTTTTGAGCTTTTTAAACGAGCAAAAACATGCAAATGAACCTATTTATTTTGTAAAAAAGGCTCTAGATTTAGAGTATGAAAATGTAAAAAGCTACCTTGGCGACGAAGAAAATTACGCATTTTTAAAAGAGTGGGAGATATTTTTAAACGAGGGTGAATTTTATAAGTCAAAACTCTTTGATGTAAGCCTTTCGCGCCTTGGTTCGTTTAAGCTTAGAACGCTTTTGGTTTTAGCTCAAAAAAGGCTAAAAGGCTTAAATCAAGACTGCCCAAATGAGAGCTTTCATGATCTTAGGATAGAGCTTAAGAAGATGAGATATACATACGAGTTTTTATGTGAAATTTTTTATTTTGAAGGGCTTAAAAAGTATGAAGAGAAGCTAAAGCAGATGCAAGAAAATTTTGGTAATCTTCAAGACTATGACGTCTGGCTCGGTATCCTTAAAAGACTTCCAGAAATGCCAGATAAAGAGAGGCTTGAGAGTAAAATTTACAAGCAAATTTATAAAAGTAGAGAAGAGATACTAAAAAAGCGTCTTAAATTTATAAAAGCAACTCGCAAAATTTCAAGAAATTTAAAAATTTACTACATATAA
- the ubiE gene encoding bifunctional demethylmenaquinone methyltransferase/2-methoxy-6-polyprenyl-1,4-benzoquinol methylase UbiE, translating into MQKQEKIVDMFNQIAPTYDVANRVLSLGVDVSWRKFACRYMLEIFKGRSINIVDVACGTGDMMGLWSEISKEFGVQIKSLTGIDPSSGMLKEARAKFPNFKFIEAYADNTTLASGEAQILSISYGIRNVVERKAALKEFNRVLALNGYVVVLEFTKRQKNGLITSLRDFYLSKILPKIGGFISKNKEAYEYLPSSIENFLDAKSFCDELVEAGFEIELCKGFSMDISTLFIAKKVREVNA; encoded by the coding sequence ATGCAAAAACAAGAAAAAATCGTTGATATGTTTAATCAGATCGCTCCGACTTATGACGTCGCAAACAGAGTGCTAAGCCTTGGTGTGGATGTGAGCTGGAGGAAATTTGCCTGCAGATATATGCTAGAAATTTTTAAAGGAAGAAGCATAAATATCGTAGATGTAGCTTGTGGCACTGGCGATATGATGGGGCTTTGGAGTGAAATTTCAAAAGAATTTGGCGTGCAGATAAAAAGCCTTACTGGTATCGATCCCTCAAGCGGCATGCTAAAAGAGGCTAGGGCAAAATTTCCAAATTTTAAATTTATAGAGGCCTACGCTGATAATACAACGCTTGCAAGCGGAGAGGCTCAAATTTTAAGCATAAGCTATGGCATTAGAAATGTGGTCGAGCGAAAGGCTGCGCTTAAGGAGTTTAATAGAGTGCTTGCTCTAAATGGCTATGTAGTCGTACTTGAATTTACAAAACGCCAGAAAAATGGGCTTATAACCTCGCTAAGAGATTTTTACCTAAGTAAAATTTTGCCAAAGATTGGCGGCTTTATCTCAAAAAATAAAGAGGCATACGAGTATCTGCCAAGCTCGATCGAAAATTTCTTGGACGCAAAGAGCTTTTGCGACGAGCTAGTCGAAGCTGGCTTTGAGATAGAGCTTTGCAAAGGCTTTAGCATGGATATTTCGACACTATTTATTGCTAAAAAGGTAAGAGAAGTCAATGCTTAG
- the xseA gene encoding exodeoxyribonuclease VII large subunit, whose amino-acid sequence MLSVSELNEKAKALLEATLDYVEVSGEISRLTKHASGHWYFTLKDEKSSISAVMYRMNNQKVKFLPKDGLKVKIYGKVTIYSPSGSYQLVASAMLPDGEGELELAFRQLKEKLENEGLFDITAKKEIPNLPKKIALVTSATSAALQDMLKVVTSRWKLSEIYIFDALTQGENAPNSLIKALRRADRYGVDVIVLARGGGSKEDLWCFNDEDLAREIYATKTPVISAIGHEIDYVISDFVADRRSLTPSAAMLDLLPDEEAFFQYLDRLSDDLDSALSLKITKKQNLLNVLLSKFSSNALKARIELKFSEVANKQNAIANAVQRKILLLGSALSSLEKAYEMRELFFESTKGLIEVRKDGKRADLRDLKIDDEIELISQNTHKKAIIKE is encoded by the coding sequence ATGCTTAGCGTATCTGAGCTAAACGAAAAAGCAAAGGCACTGCTTGAAGCAACCCTTGACTATGTCGAGGTAAGCGGAGAAATTTCGCGCCTTACTAAGCACGCTTCTGGGCACTGGTACTTCACGCTAAAGGATGAAAAGTCAAGCATCTCAGCTGTGATGTATCGCATGAATAACCAAAAGGTGAAATTCCTGCCAAAAGATGGGTTAAAAGTAAAAATTTATGGCAAAGTGACCATTTACTCGCCAAGCGGGTCGTATCAGCTAGTGGCTAGTGCGATGCTGCCTGATGGCGAAGGTGAGCTTGAGCTCGCGTTTAGGCAGCTTAAAGAAAAGCTCGAAAATGAGGGACTTTTTGACATCACTGCAAAAAAAGAGATACCAAATTTACCTAAAAAAATAGCCCTTGTCACAAGCGCTACTTCAGCGGCGCTTCAGGATATGCTAAAGGTCGTGACGAGCCGCTGGAAATTAAGCGAAATTTATATTTTTGATGCTTTAACTCAAGGTGAAAATGCCCCAAACTCGCTCATAAAGGCTTTACGAAGAGCTGATAGATACGGCGTTGATGTGATTGTTTTGGCTCGCGGAGGTGGTAGCAAAGAGGATCTTTGGTGCTTTAATGACGAGGACTTGGCACGTGAAATTTACGCCACCAAAACGCCAGTCATAAGTGCTATCGGACACGAGATCGACTACGTTATAAGCGACTTTGTAGCAGACCGCAGGTCGCTTACGCCAAGTGCAGCTATGCTTGATCTTTTGCCTGATGAAGAGGCTTTTTTTCAGTATCTTGACAGGCTCAGCGATGATCTTGATAGCGCTTTAAGCTTAAAAATCACCAAAAAGCAAAATTTACTAAATGTCCTTCTTTCTAAATTTTCATCAAATGCCCTAAAAGCTAGGATCGAGCTAAAATTTAGCGAGGTAGCAAACAAGCAAAACGCCATAGCAAACGCCGTGCAAAGAAAGATATTGCTTCTAGGCTCAGCCCTTAGCTCGCTAGAGAAAGCTTATGAGATGAGAGAGCTCTTTTTTGAGAGCACGAAGGGGCTTATCGAGGTTAGAAAAGATGGCAAGAGAGCCGATCTTAGGGATTTAAAAATAGACGATGAGATAGAGCTTATTTCGCAAAATACACATAAAAAAGCAATAATCAAGGAGTAA
- the serC gene encoding phosphoserine transaminase: MSRKINFSAGPSAIPLDVLEHAKAEFTDYRGEGYSIMEISHRSKTFEEIHFGAMDKIRKLYGIGDEYEILFLQGGAHLQFSMIPMNLYQGGRAEYANTGVWTNKAIKEAKVLGVNVDVVASSEDENFSYIPDVKFSDNADYAYICSNNTIYGTQYKAMPKTKSPLVVDASSDFFARPLDFSSIGLLYGGAQKNAGPSGVTIVILRKDLVDRVSSQNVPMFLRYKTHVEANSLYNTPPTFGIYLLNLTMQHLLDLGGLAEVEKINAKKASTLYSIIDSSNGFYVGHAKKSSRSDMNVSFTIPKDHALEPVFVEEALKEGMLGLKGHRHLGGIRASIYNAVSQSDVEKLGEFMREFARKHG, translated from the coding sequence ATGAGTAGAAAAATAAACTTTAGCGCAGGCCCAAGCGCGATACCATTAGATGTTTTAGAGCACGCAAAGGCCGAATTTACCGACTACAGAGGCGAAGGCTACTCGATCATGGAGATCAGTCACAGAAGCAAGACCTTTGAGGAGATCCACTTTGGCGCGATGGATAAGATAAGAAAGCTCTACGGCATCGGTGATGAGTATGAAATTTTATTCTTGCAAGGTGGCGCACACTTGCAATTTAGCATGATACCGATGAATTTATATCAAGGTGGCAGGGCTGAGTATGCAAACACCGGCGTTTGGACAAATAAAGCGATCAAAGAGGCAAAAGTGCTTGGCGTAAATGTAGATGTCGTCGCAAGTAGCGAAGATGAAAATTTCTCTTACATCCCTGATGTGAAATTTAGTGATAACGCCGACTACGCCTACATCTGCTCAAACAATACGATTTATGGCACGCAGTATAAGGCTATGCCAAAGACAAAATCTCCCCTAGTTGTCGATGCTTCAAGCGACTTTTTCGCTAGACCGCTTGATTTTAGCAGTATCGGCTTGCTTTATGGCGGCGCTCAGAAAAATGCAGGCCCAAGCGGCGTGACTATCGTCATTTTAAGAAAAGACCTAGTTGATCGCGTGAGCAGCCAAAACGTCCCTATGTTTTTGCGCTACAAAACGCACGTAGAGGCAAACTCGCTTTACAACACACCGCCAACTTTTGGAATTTATCTTTTAAATTTAACCATGCAGCACCTACTAGATCTTGGCGGGCTTGCCGAGGTTGAGAAGATAAATGCCAAAAAAGCAAGCACGCTTTATAGCATCATAGACAGCTCAAATGGCTTTTACGTGGGGCACGCTAAAAAATCAAGTAGGTCAGATATGAACGTGAGCTTTACGATACCAAAAGATCATGCGCTTGAGCCAGTTTTTGTCGAAGAAGCGCTAAAAGAGGGCATGCTAGGACTAAAAGGTCACAGACATCTTGGCGGCATAAGAGCTTCTATCTACAACGCCGTTAGCCAAAGCGATGTTGAAAAACTTGGCGAGTTCATGAGAGAATTTGCTAGAAAGCACGGCTGA
- a CDS encoding class I SAM-dependent methyltransferase — MNKAKKAYDEIPYFSAAFSDCSPVRIEAVAKFLGLKAASLKEARVLELGSSYGGNILPFAISHKNAKVVGIDISSHQVAEGNKVAKQIGLENFTLLERNFLHMNESDIKELGKFDYIIAHGVYSWVSPNVRDALLATIKALLSKDGIAYVSYNTYPGWKSLDILRDFMLFVSSGNDSKEALARVKSELNFLQDYLKFSLQSQSDVVYKDSMKLLLTQLNFLQSIIAKGNDYYILHDFLEASNEPIYFHKFAKHIDKHGLCYVIDASLNDIFASSTGIYRFDAHIEQNYDSRIKKEQLNDFLFNRSFRKSLIAHKERLGGAEDFDAVLGESELDKIYFAYFSEQPRTKTQEILSKSYPQSLNLSEVKAALGENANEAFVGLLEILNDQNTKISSSKLKALIYEPGKTKLKPRTAAYLEYFLNASSPVISLANELNGKLNLSHEEIKAALKFDGKASLEDIAKSVNLSKDELDKLAFKLSEAYFFEEI; from the coding sequence ATGAACAAGGCAAAAAAAGCTTACGACGAAATTCCTTATTTCTCGGCCGCATTTAGCGACTGCTCACCTGTTAGGATAGAGGCGGTTGCTAAATTTCTGGGGCTTAAAGCAGCTAGCTTAAAAGAGGCTAGGGTGCTTGAGCTTGGCTCATCATATGGCGGTAATATCTTGCCATTTGCCATTTCGCATAAAAACGCAAAAGTCGTTGGTATCGACATCTCAAGCCATCAAGTGGCTGAAGGTAACAAAGTAGCAAAGCAGATAGGTTTAGAAAATTTTACTCTGCTTGAGCGAAATTTTTTGCACATGAATGAAAGCGATATAAAAGAGCTTGGAAAATTTGACTATATTATCGCTCATGGTGTTTATAGCTGGGTGAGCCCAAACGTGAGAGACGCGCTACTTGCAACGATTAAGGCACTACTTAGCAAGGATGGCATCGCTTATGTTTCGTATAATACCTATCCTGGCTGGAAGAGCCTTGATATTTTAAGAGATTTTATGCTTTTTGTAAGCTCAGGCAACGACAGCAAAGAAGCACTTGCTCGCGTAAAAAGCGAGTTAAATTTCTTGCAGGATTATTTGAAATTTAGCTTGCAAAGCCAAAGCGACGTCGTATACAAAGATAGTATGAAGCTTCTTTTAACACAGCTAAATTTCTTACAAAGCATTATCGCAAAGGGTAATGATTATTATATATTACATGATTTTTTAGAGGCAAGTAACGAGCCAATCTACTTTCATAAATTTGCTAAACATATCGATAAACACGGACTTTGCTACGTAATAGATGCTTCACTAAATGACATCTTTGCAAGCTCAACTGGGATTTACCGCTTTGACGCACATATCGAGCAAAATTACGACTCTCGCATCAAAAAAGAGCAGCTAAATGACTTTTTGTTTAATAGATCATTTAGAAAAAGCCTCATCGCTCACAAAGAGAGACTTGGCGGTGCTGAGGACTTTGACGCGGTGCTTGGAGAGAGCGAGCTTGATAAGATTTATTTTGCATATTTTAGCGAGCAGCCAAGGACAAAAACGCAAGAAATTTTAAGCAAAAGCTATCCACAAAGCTTAAATTTAAGCGAAGTAAAGGCGGCACTTGGCGAGAATGCAAATGAAGCTTTTGTGGGACTGCTTGAAATTTTAAACGATCAAAACACTAAAATTTCTTCTTCAAAACTCAAAGCACTAATCTATGAGCCTGGTAAAACTAAACTAAAGCCTAGAACTGCTGCGTATCTTGAGTATTTTTTAAATGCTAGCTCACCAGTTATCTCTTTGGCAAATGAGCTAAATGGCAAGCTAAACTTAAGCCATGAAGAGATCAAGGCCGCTTTAAAATTTGATGGCAAAGCTAGTTTAGAAGATATCGCAAAGAGCGTAAATTTAAGTAAAGATGAACTAGATAAGCTTGCTTTTAAATTAAGCGAAGCCTACTTTTTTGAAGAAATTTAA
- a CDS encoding sulfite exporter TauE/SafE family protein: MLFVELFIIGIGVGYIAGFFGIGGGTVVVPIMVAFGYDVKTAIGISVMQMIFSATFGSYLNYKAGLLKLNRGVFLGLGGLVGASFSGIIVSHTPELLLELLLLATFIFSLIKLYFTPNSDGTNANNSVFLLFLVGFCIGALAISIGIGGGVFIAPILVGFLRYDMKKAVSMGVFFVMFAAFSGFISLSLNGHISYLEGTFLGLGSLIGAYFGTKKTQAMDKKALKKWFLLFYIAMIILILKDMIFG, from the coding sequence ATGCTTTTTGTTGAACTTTTTATAATCGGTATCGGCGTTGGATACATCGCTGGCTTTTTTGGCATCGGTGGCGGCACAGTCGTTGTTCCTATAATGGTCGCCTTTGGATATGACGTGAAAACAGCTATTGGCATAAGCGTCATGCAGATGATCTTTAGCGCGACGTTTGGCTCGTATCTAAACTACAAAGCTGGACTTTTAAAGCTAAATCGTGGCGTATTTTTAGGTCTTGGAGGATTGGTCGGAGCTAGCTTTAGTGGCATAATCGTATCTCACACGCCTGAGCTCTTACTCGAACTACTCTTGCTTGCAACTTTTATCTTTTCACTCATAAAACTATACTTCACACCAAATAGCGACGGTACAAATGCGAACAACTCCGTATTTTTACTATTTCTAGTTGGTTTTTGTATAGGTGCACTTGCCATTAGTATAGGCATAGGCGGTGGGGTTTTTATAGCTCCTATTTTAGTTGGCTTTTTGCGCTATGATATGAAAAAAGCCGTTTCAATGGGAGTATTTTTTGTGATGTTTGCAGCTTTCTCTGGCTTTATCTCACTATCTTTAAACGGCCACATCTCTTATTTGGAGGGTACATTCCTAGGGCTTGGCTCGCTAATAGGCGCATACTTTGGCACCAAAAAGACACAAGCTATGGATAAAAAAGCACTTAAAAAGTGGTTTTTACTCTTTTATATAGCAATGATCATTCTAATCTTAAAAGATATGATATTTGGCTAA